The Flavobacterium marginilacus genome window below encodes:
- a CDS encoding DUF5675 family protein codes for MVLLLTRTYFPGGTNGKLVCNGKIICYTIELPWKDNASQVSCIPEGEYFVCKRYSRKFRWHLEIMDVNNRNLILFHPANNALKELKGCIAPVTQLSGSGIGLQSRPAFLKLKKLVYPKLDEKESVLLLVQS; via the coding sequence ATGGTTTTACTATTGACCAGAACGTATTTTCCAGGAGGCACAAATGGGAAACTTGTCTGCAATGGCAAAATAATCTGTTATACGATTGAATTGCCGTGGAAAGACAATGCAAGCCAGGTTTCCTGCATTCCAGAAGGTGAATATTTTGTATGTAAGCGATACAGCAGAAAATTCAGATGGCATTTAGAAATTATGGATGTTAACAATAGAAATTTAATTTTATTTCATCCCGCTAATAATGCCTTAAAAGAACTGAAGGGCTGTATTGCTCCAGTTACCCAACTTTCGGGTTCAGGAATTGGACTCCAATCCAGACCAGCTTTTCTAAAGCTTAAGAAATTGGTCTATCCAAAACTTGACGAAAAAGAGAGTGTTTTATTACTTGTTCAATCTTAA